From the Saccharomycodes ludwigii strain NBRC 1722 chromosome I, whole genome shotgun sequence genome, one window contains:
- the EMA19 gene encoding Ema19p (similar to Saccharomyces cerevisiae YLR050C | putative protein of unknown function) → MTIATKNSIISPFWDNFYYVYFILHFFTTVLADSSAVLPKNLVYFSSFLDKYSYEVDDFLMIERPQWFRVLVWIELCFQAPLFLWFFNMINRYYDEWKKFASSEEAKLNIKKNAFQLASLIKFMMRIYGVLATTTTLYCIYVIYTTGHYPNTDIPLPMSNKLKLICIYSPFALIPSKLLLV, encoded by the coding sequence ATGACTATCGCCACTAAGAACTCTATTATATCTCCATTTTGGGATAACTTCtattatgtttattttatattacaTTTTTTCACTACTGTTTTAGCTGATAGTTCAGCTGTATTGCCAAAAAActtggtttatttttctagTTTTTTAGATAAATATAGTTACGAGGTagatgattttttaatgatcGAAAGGCCACAATGGTTTAGAGTACTTGTTTGGATTGAATTGTGCTTTCAAGCcccattatttttatggttTTTCAATATGATTAACCGTTATTATGACgaatggaaaaaatttgCAAGCAGTGAGGAAGCCAAATTGAACATTAAGAAAAATGCCTTCCAATTAGCTTCATTGATTAAATTTATGATGAGAATTTATGGTGTTCTAGCTACTACAACCACTTTATATTGTATTTATGTGATTTATACCACTGGTCATTACCCAAACACTGATATACCACTACCAATGAGCAATAAGTTGAAGTTAATTTGCATTTATTCTCCATTTGCTTTAATTCCCTCCAAATTGTTACTTGTTTGA
- the MDJ1 gene encoding Mdj1p (similar to Saccharomyces cerevisiae YFL016C | MDJ1 | Mitochondrial DnaJ): protein MYSRTIFRLKSTSIFFPKTFKQIKASNKRKIPSTLSQCSTTTNLNQKRGFHSTKLCKLEGDPYKILGVPRDASASDIKKSYYKLAKKHHPDVNKEKDADKTFNEISEAYDILSDEKKRQQYDQFGSAAFNGGATGAENPFGGHPFGGQGNPFGGINFDDLFGGAFHDAFSGAGGTRGAGNGPRYYKEFKGSTVEISHTISFKDAVFGIKGLDLKFSAYDQCHTCSGSGLKEGSHKSTCTACHGTGTRVFIRGGFQMSSTCNVCDGSGSTINPSDYCGSCHGEGVVLNKERHIKVDLPSGVHDGDSLKVAGVGSYPHIPNDPETVKLYKGDILLHVHVERDARFKVKGKDIWVKQDIPITTAALGGVVVVPTVDGTQIRIRVPQGTQPSEVISIPNMGVPYTVGSTTRGNLKVELNVVVKKPRSKAETCLLEALADVTNDTTAKRIMTKNDFDNVTEKTLHETGQEHLDSPSALSKIEKFISNAFKKITGEKKE from the coding sequence ATGTACTCCCGCACAATTTTTAGATTAAAATCaacttcaatttttttccctaaaacttttaaacaaataaaagccagtaacaaaagaaaaataccaTCTACTCTCTCGCAATGTTCAACTACCACTAATCTTAACCAAAAACGCGGATTCCATTCAACAAAGCTATGCAAACTAGAGGGTGATCCATATAAGATATTAGGAGTTCCCAGAGATGCATCAGCTtctgatattaaaaaaagctaTTATAAATTGGCTAAAAAGCATCATCCAGATGTtaacaaagaaaaggaTGCTGATAAAACATTCAATGAAATTTCAGAAGCCTATGATATTCTAAGTGACGAGAAAAAACGTCAACAGTATGACCAATTTGGATCTGCTGCTTTCAACGGCGGGGCTACTGGAGCAGAAAACCCGTTTGGGGGTCATCCATTCGGTGGTCAGGGGAATCCATTCGGCGGCATCAATTTTGACGATTTATTTGGTGGTGCATTTCACGATGCATTTTCTGGTGCTGGAGGAACGCGTGGAGCTGGAAATGGTCCAAGATATTACAAAGAATTTAAGGGCAGTACTGTTGAGATTTCACATACCATATCATTTAAGGATGCAGTTTTTGGGATAAAGGGATTGGATTTGAAGTTTAGCGCGTATGACCAGTGTCATACTTGTTCTGGTTCAGGCCTAAAAGAAGGTAGCCATAAATCCACATGTACTGCATGTCATGGTACAGGTACACGTGTCTTTATTAGAGGCGGTTTCCAAATGTCATCAACCTGTAACGTCTGTGATGGATCTGGTTCTACCATTAACCCTTCTGATTATTGTGGGTCATGTCACGGCGAAGGTGTAGTTTTAAACAAGGAAAGACATATCAAGGTGGATTTGCCAAGTGGTGTCCATGACGGAGATTCTTTGAAAGTTGCAGGTGTCGGTTCTTATCCACATATACCAAATGATCCAGAAACTGTTAAATTGTATAAAGGTGATATATTATTGCATGTCCATGTGGAAAGAGATGCTCGTTTTAAGGTCAAGGGTAAGGATATTTGGGTTAAACAGGACATACCAATTACCACAGCTGCATTGGGTGGGGTTGTCGTTGTCCCCACTGTTGATGGTACTCAAATTAGAATTAGAGTTCCACAAGGAACTCAACCATCCGAAGTAATTTCCATTCCAAACATGGGAGTTCCATATACTGTAGGGAGTACCACCAGAGGTAATTTGAAAGTTGAATTGAATGTCGTCGTTAAAAAACCTAGAAGTAAAGCTGAAACTTGTTTATTAGAGGCACTAGCTGACGTTACTAACGATACAACTGCTAAAAGAATAATGACTAAGAACGATTTTGATAATGTAACTGAGAAGACTTTACATGAAACCGGACAAGAACATCTAGACAGTCCGTCGGCTTTATCGAAGATcgaaaaatttatttctaatGCATTTAAGAAGATCACAGGTGAAAAGAAGGAGTaa